A window of Acropora muricata isolate sample 2 chromosome 6, ASM3666990v1, whole genome shotgun sequence genomic DNA:
tgtggacgacgtgagcatataatggggagcttaagcaaccatgacgacgacggaagcgagaacgtcatctgaaaatgtaacttcgcgtttctgcaatcatttttcaattattcaaagtcattatgtttgaaaaatgtgttctaactatcctggaattaaattggaaccagcgcttgggacataagaagacaaaattgaacatttgtcattatatgctcacgtcgtccacacaactacaaaacaggtcatttcacgtcgtagaaagaacgagaacgtcttcaaaatgtcaaaagctgaaaaatgcacgtgcaaagcgtgcaaaaatcttgtttttcattgtcaaatatgcaaatttgtggggttttgttgccgtcgtcgtcgtggttgcttaaactccctaatgacaaatgttcaattttgtcttcttcttaTAATGGCCCGAAAAGTCACTCTTAAagctacgacctgcttattctgtaaagctggtcttttaatatgttgtaaagggaataaaagtaaagataactgcaaagtttcgtgcctcgagacgccttcgttttgaagatacaaagagaattatgtcacccgaaacaCGCtcaaaaagtttcgggactttggAGAAACGGGCTCTAGGTCGAGGAGGGTGTTATCCTCCGACGCCGAATGCCGAGGTGGATAACATTCTCCGAGATCTGCAGAATTTTTCATATCTTACGAAAGCCGAGTTCATTAATTGCTTTATTATTCtttcgaaatattttcataatcttaaaggagaaaaagagcTTTACTTTTAACAATTTTGCACCCTCAAACTTCTCAACCCACTCGCAGCCATAAATAACACAATCTCGTCCCCAGTTGTTTTCGGTCAACGGTTTAATAAtctgcagcgggctgcactGTTGTCTTCATTGATTCAATATGACGGAGCTTCTTCCcaaatttggtgaacagcagctggTTACGGAGAATTATGCGTGTGGTTTCATccaatcagaaacggggaaatattttgaatgaataataatgcCAATTATTACCCATGAGGATGTCATGATAACAAACCATTTAACACTTTAATCCGTATTTAAAGAATTAAtgtttcctattaatattcaatcttcGTTCACTGTTACCAAGCGACATCAAAGTTATACAGTGGGTTATTACAATAACACATAAAAACTGCGCAGTGTTTTTCAACTTCAAACGTACATGGTTTCAAGTTCAAGATTTTCCGAGGTTGAAGAGGAAAAAGTTACTGGACTTTGGGAACGccaggtttgaaaattgtaatTTCGCTTTCACTTAAAACACGACAAAGAAATGTGACGATTGATCATTGACATTGGCTTGTTTATGCTCACTGAGAATTCTGTTTTTAGTGTACTCTCTGCTTTTTTTAGCTATTAGCTAGAATACACTTAATGTACAAGTATCTATATTAAAGATAggtaaaaaagtaaattaaaGATTCTTGGCCATTGaatgttcttgttttcatttgtttttctttagttcattgttttctcattcAAACCGGTCGAGCAGGAAGCCATTGTAAGTCTATCGCCAGCAGTGAACTCCAATTGAATATTAAAAAGGTTAGAGACTGATAGTTCCTGTTTTGTTTCAGTTCCAAATACACGCACTTGCTTAATGTACCATGAACTCGAAATTTGTAATACTGCACTCAGCTTCGCTTAGTGCAGTGTTGTAAAATTTCTCATTCATTGTAAAGTAAGCGCGTGCGTGTATTTGAATACTGAACACTCACAACAGTCTTTAACCCATAATTAATATTTAATACCCCAATTTCTTTTCAGTCAATTgtcattcgtcgttctccccgacaacattttttgaaatgagtgtatatgtaaaaaaaatttgttagaTTGACATCATTCTCTCGTTACCTTGCGCAAGCAGATATCTGAAAGCGAAGTTCTGATATCaagaaagataaataataataataataataataataataataataataataataataataaccggATAATTGTCAAACGCAGGGGCAGgggcttaaaattttaattttcctgaATGAGGCTTTCGAGTCCGTGAAATaaatgtattattttaaagttatAATGATATTTGTCACAAAAATGAATCACATTGCGGTAAAACTCACAAGAACATGGCGATAAACATTTTGCTTTGAAATACGTACTGGATTACAATAATATATAAAAGCAAATATTAATTTTAGCACTTCGAAATTTGGATAAGTTAatggatttttcttttttccgttTTTAGAATTATTTTTCAGTCATCAGTGCAGGTGGAACTCTGAGCTTGAAATCATTCGACCGCACCTGCAGTGAAAAGATAAATCTGTTTGGAGGAACCTCAGCCATCTGTGAGAAATGTCTTGTCTTGAGAGATTTTCGTACTTGGCCAACGCCGATACGAGTAAAGTCGCGTACACGATTCTTGCAACAGTAGCTGTTGTTCTGGCGATTTTAACGATACTTGGAAACTTTCTTGTTCTGTACGCCTTACGAAAATGCCAATccttgcaaaattcaacaagaGCATTGCTGGCAAGCTTGGCTTTATCGGATCTTGGCATTGGACTTTTTGCGTACCCTTTATTCGTAGCGTACTGTCTTTCAATTGTGTACAACAACGTTGACCTATTCTGCGCCATTCAAAGTCCTTATGCTATGGTCGGTTACTGTTTGGCATCCGTGTCGTTTTTTACAATGACGTTGATTAGCTTGGACAGATTCTATGCTGTCAAATTGAGACACAGATATCACCAAGTTGTCACAATCAGACGGGTTGTCATAACCCTAACAGCTTTCTGGATATTTGGCCTTGCGTGGTCTTTCATTTGGCTTGTGAGTGAGAGTTTAACAGGTGTAACAGTTTTCATCATCATGTTCTGCTGTATAATTATAACAACTGTGTCTTCTGTAAGAACGTATCTCGCCATACGACATCATCAATTGCAAATTCACGCCCACATCTCACAACAGCAGGGAGAAAGTCAAGTCAGCATGGGCGCATATAAGAAATCTCTGAACACGATGATGTTGATTTTCGCCCTTTTGTTAGCTTGCTACCTTCCATATTTCACTGTTGTTGGGGTAATTATGGCAACTCCACCAAGTTCATACACAGTTCTAGCCTTGAACGTTACATCTACAATTGTTTATTTCAACTCCTTGTTGAATCCTATTGTTTACTGTGTGAAGATGAGACAAATCAGGCAAGAAGTAGTCGCACTTCTTCCGTGTTTCTCCAGTGAAAATTTGCGGAGAACATGAATAAACCCACGCACAATAGACGTTCTTCATAGCTCAGCTGATGAAAGAGGGAGTGACAGTAACGAAGTTTGTACTGAGGTCTGGCGTCCAACGACAGAAGCAGGAATTTTGGCCAGGGATGTGTCACATAAAAAAACTTGACTGCCGTGGAACTATCTTTGCTAAAAAAAAGTTGGCCAAATTGTCGGCATTCCAGACATCGAATATGATATTGAATGTCGCACAAAACCAAAGCTCATGCATGAGTATTTTAATTGCCACGAAACTTACATTGCTACTGAAAAACTTCAAGTTTGCAGTAATTTCGCATTAGAAATTGGGGAAAGgaaaaacctttttcttttgcaggaaGAGGTGTTATTGCTCAAATGCTTTCTACAGGAAGGACACGGTGACCGGATATCAATACATTAAACTGTCTTTCGGTCGTTCAACGATCTCGCATGGGTGTCTTTCGCATCAGTGCGCATCTTCGCACTACAGTCCCGGGACTACAGTACGTGCACTATACATTAAGGAGAAAAGTGATGAAATGTAAATACGATTTGAGTTTGGAACACTAAGGAGGAAGCAAGGAGGAGATCAGTGACATACTTATACATTCTCTCCCTATCTATAACTAGCTGTATAGCTGTGGCTTATACCATTACAGAAAATTCGGTAACATTTgctcttaatttttattttcgtcCCTAGGCCCCCAAATGTTGCCTTATAATCTTTAAAAATATGGAGAAGTTTctcgagaaaataaaaattcgACAAAGTTATACGCTATTTCCTTCAGACGTTGAACTGCATTTAGATGATTTGACTATCACTCTATCTAGAAATGGTAAAATATAtccgaaaactgaaaaaagatcCATGTAAACCGGACTTTGAAAATGTCTCACTAGATACGAGCTGTGACTGGACTGTGAGCGCGCCGTCATTACTattaagggagcattcattttttagaaggggagGGGGTGGGCCGGCGGAATCCccatgagcatgaatgtaaaatctcccagccctccctttatatttttgttaaaaaatgtgaccctccgctgggaagcagtaaaatttatagtgacccacctctttgttgtgtcaaactAACGCTTTAAACGATGAAATTGCTTTAGCTTAACTTGCTAACGtacttacaataattttatcTCAAAATGATTTGCATAAGGCTTAATTTAAGATACAATTTTCTCATACACTTCTTGAGTTTGTAATAATGATATCGGAGTTCAAATTATTCCAGATATAAATTCCTCGATTTCTTAATATAGGGAAGGCTTTCAGATCAACCCGAGAAAAATCTTTGGATTCGACCTACAGAGACATCATCTCGCTGTTTTGGTTTATATGAAACGATTTCGGGTAAAAACTCTGCACGTTCCTCGGTTGCATAGAACTTTTCTTGATCCATCTTTTGCGGCGTGTTTTGACGCATCTTCCCTCTTTTAGAAGAACACCACGCTCAAGGTTGCGATAAAATACTTGTACCCGTTGGCTCTCCTTGATCCTTGTCCCAAGAGCGAGCTCGTTCAAACTGCGCAGGATCAGAAGCATCCTGTAATGATACGTATGTCGAGAGAATGTCCAGTGCAAGGGGGTAATCTTTGTGCAATTTCGATGCTTTTATTGTTCTGGTCAAATGGTTCACGCATGAATTCTCTCGTGTTTTATGCTTTCTACATGAAGGAAGTTAGCATGCGTGTTCTAAGGTACCGTTTCTACCTTGCAAACTAAGGAAtgcacctatttcaaaaaacgtcgTAGAGAACGGAGAATGGCAATTTTTGAACGGagattgcacgaccgaaaggaactgtggtttccatatttggtatgcaaaattTCAGTCGTTGCTTTGCCCTTGGTCAAAAATAGAAACGCCAACTATAGACATTTCTTTGAGGGTTCTTGACCCAAGTAACAAAAGAAACTCGCGCTTTTTCCAAGTGAAATCCGTTCCTCGTTTTGGTAATGTTTTAGAACTTAAACGATATGTTTCAGAACACTACCAGGACGAGACTAAAGCGTAAGATACTagttttatgaaagaaatgttatatgaagtgcggtgcttgaaatcaaatgaagatatgatccttgcatttaagcaattgtctcatgaacctgaaaaattcaggtgactcaacaggattcgaacccataacctctgcgatgccggtgcagtgcttcgGTGcagttagagcactgcactagcatcgcagaggtcatgggttcgattcccgttgagtcacctgaatttttcaggttcatgagacaattgcttaaattgtccagcaagtgcgaggatcatatcttcatttgatactAGTTTTGAACCTGGTTACCTCCCTCGAAATCGTCGCTCCAATATAACAAACCTCAAACTTCTCAACCCACTCGCAGCCATAAATAACACAATCTCGTCCCCAGTTTTTTTCAGTCAACGGTTTAATAAtctgcagcgggctgcacttttgactTCATTGATTCAATATGACGGAGCTTCTTCCcaaatttggtgaacagcagctggTTACGGAGAATTATGCGTGTGGTTTCATccaatcagaaacggggaaatattttgaatgaataataatgcCAATTATTACCCATGAGGATGTCATGATAATAAACCATTTAACACTTTAATCCGTATTTAAAGAATTTATGTTTCCATTAATATTCAATCTTCGTTCACTGTTACCAAGCGACATCAAAGTTATACAGTGGGTTATTACAATAACACATAAAAACTGCGCAgtgtttttcaaattcaaacgTACATGGTTTCAAGTTCAAGATTTTCCGAGGTTGAAGAGGAAAAAGTTATTGGACTTTGGGAACGccaggtttgaaaattgtaatTTCGCTTTCACTTAAAACACGACAAAGAAATGTGACGATTGATCATTGACATTGGCTTGTTTATGCTCACTGAGAATTCTGTTTTTAGTGTACTCTCTGCTTTTTTTAGCTATTAGCTAGAATACACTTAATGTACAAGTATCTATATTAAAGATAGGCAAAAAAGTAAATTAAAGATTCTTGGCCATTGaatgttcttgttttcatttgtttttctttagttcattgttttctcattcAAACCGGTCGAGCAGGAAGCCATTGTTAGTCTAGAACTCCAATTGAATATTAAAAAGTTTAGAGACTGATAGTTCCTGTTTTGTTTCAGTTCCAAATACACGCACTTGCTTAATGTACCATGAACTCGAAATACTGCACTCAGCTTCGCTTAGTGCAGTGTTGtaaaatttctcgttcattgtaaAGTAAGCGCGT
This region includes:
- the LOC136919960 gene encoding histamine H2 receptor-like isoform X2; this encodes MSCLERFSYLANADTSKVAYTILATVAVVLAILTILGNFLVLYALRKCQSLQNSTRALLASLALSDLGIGLFAYPLFVAYCLSIVYNNVDLFCAIQSPYAMVGYCLASVSFFTMTLISLDRFYAVKLRHRYHQVVTIRRVVITLTAFWIFGLAWSFIWLVSESLTGVTVFIIMFCCIIITTVSSVRTYLAIRHHQLQIHAHISQQQGESQVSMGAYKKSLNTMMLIFALLLACYLPYFTVVGVIMATPPSSYTVLALNVTSTIVYFNSLLNPIVYCVKMRQIRQEVVALLPCFSSENLRRT